A part of Rhinolophus ferrumequinum isolate MPI-CBG mRhiFer1 chromosome 11, mRhiFer1_v1.p, whole genome shotgun sequence genomic DNA contains:
- the DHCR7 gene encoding 7-dehydrocholesterol reductase isoform X1: MRPERAARSVFRCHLEDGLRRARAAAGRPGGRLSRVPEESLGAVVSPRPGICCPGRGGEKGLMAAKHQPNAPKTKSPGSVANGGAVTQGQWGRAWEVDWFSLASVIFLLLFAPFIVYFFIMACDQYSCSLTAPVVDLATGHARLSDIWAKTPSVTKKAAQLYTLWVAFQVLLYVSLPDFCHKFLPGYVGGVQEGAVTPAGVVNKYEINGLQAWLITHALWFANAHFLSWFSPTIIFDNWIPLLWCANILGYAVSTFAMVKGYCFPTSARDCKFTGNFFYNYMMGVEFNPRIGKWFDFKLFFNGRPGIVAWTLINLSFAAKQQELHGHVTNSMVLVNVLQAIYVLDFFWNEAWYLKTIDICHDHFGWYLGWGDCVWLPYLYTLQGLYLVYHPVQLSMPHAVGVLLLGLSGYYVFRVANHQKDLFRRTGGRCLIWGRKPKAIECAYTSADGRKHHSQLLVSGFWGVARHLNYTGDLMGSLAYCLACGGGHLLPYFYIVYMTILLTHRCLRDEHRCASKYGSDWERYTAAVPYRLLPGIF, translated from the exons ATGAGACCTGAACGGGCAGCGAGAAGCGTGTTCCGCTGCCATTTGGAGGATGGATTGAGACGAGcaagagcagcagcaggaagGCCAGGTGGGAGGTTGTCGCGGGTTCCAGAAGAGAGTCTTGGAGCGGTGGTCTCTCCCCGGCCTGGAATCTGCTGTCCAGGACGAGGTGGAGAGAAG GGCCTGATGGCTGCAAAACACCAGCCCAACGCCCCCAAAACCAAGAGTCCGGGCAGCGTGGCCAATGGCGGGGCCGTGACTCAAGGACAGTGGGGCCGTGCCTG GGAGGTGGACTGGTTTTCCTTGGCGAGCGTCATCTTCCTGCTGCTGTTTGCGCCCTTCATCGTCTACTTCTTCATCATGGCGTGTGACCAGTACAGCTGCTCGCTGACTGCCCCGGTGGTGGACCTCGCCACCGGGCATGCCCGACTCTCAGACATCTGGGCCAAGACGCCGTCTGTGACGAAGAAAGCAGCCCAGCTCTACACCTTGTGGGTCGCGTTCCAG GTGCTTTTGTACGTGTCACTTCCTGACTTCTGCCATAAGTTTCTGCCGGGCTACGTGGGCGGCGTTCAGGAGGGCGCCGTGACTCCCGCAG GGGTGGTCAACAAGTATGAAATCAACGGCCTGCAAGCGTGGCTCATCACGCATGCGCTCTGGTTCGCAAACGCCCACTTCCTGTCCTGGTTCTCGCCCACCATCATCTTCGACAACTGGATCCCGCTGTTGTGGTGCGCTAACATCCTGGGCTACGCAGTCTCCACCTTCGCGATGGTCAAGGGCTACTGCTTCCCCACCAGCGCCAGAGACTG caAATTCACGGGCAATTTCTTCTACAATTACATGATGGGCGTGGAGTTTAACCCCCGGATTGGGAAGTGGTTCGACTTCAAGCTCTTCTTCAACGGGCGCCCCGGAATTGTCGCCTGGACCCTTATCAACCTGTCCTTCGCTGCGAAGCAGCAGGAGCTCCACGGCCACGTGACCAACTCCATGGTCCTGGTCAACGTCCTGCAG GCCATCTACGTGCTAGACTTCTTCTGGAACGAAGCCTGGTATCTGAAAACCATCGACATCTGCCACGACCACTTTGGGTGGTACTTGGGCTGGGGGGACTGCGTCTGGCTGCCGTACCTTTACACGCTGCAG GGCCTGTACCTGGTCTACCACCCCGTGCAGCTGTCCATGCCCCACGCCGTGGGCGTCCTGCTGCTGGGCCTGTCAGGTTACTACGTCTTCCGAGTGGCCAACCACCAGAAGGACCTCTTCCGACGCACGGGTGGCCGCTGCCTGATCTGGGGCAGGAAGCCCAAGGCCATTGAGTGCGCGTACACGTCGGCCGACGGGCGGAAGCACCACAGCCAGCTGCTGGTGTCGGGCTTCTGGGGCGTGGCCCGCCACCTCAACTACACGGGCGACCTGATGGGCAGCCTGGCGTACTGCTTGGCCTGCGGCGGGGGCCACCTCCTGCCCTACTTCTACATCGTCTACATGACCATCCTGCTGACACACCGCTGCCTCCGGGACGAGCACCGCTGTGCCAGCAAGTACGGCAGCGACTGGGAGCGCTACACCGCCGCTGTGCCTTACCGCCTGCTTCCCGGAATCTTCTAG
- the DHCR7 gene encoding 7-dehydrocholesterol reductase isoform X2, producing MAAKHQPNAPKTKSPGSVANGGAVTQGQWGRAWEVDWFSLASVIFLLLFAPFIVYFFIMACDQYSCSLTAPVVDLATGHARLSDIWAKTPSVTKKAAQLYTLWVAFQVLLYVSLPDFCHKFLPGYVGGVQEGAVTPAGVVNKYEINGLQAWLITHALWFANAHFLSWFSPTIIFDNWIPLLWCANILGYAVSTFAMVKGYCFPTSARDCKFTGNFFYNYMMGVEFNPRIGKWFDFKLFFNGRPGIVAWTLINLSFAAKQQELHGHVTNSMVLVNVLQAIYVLDFFWNEAWYLKTIDICHDHFGWYLGWGDCVWLPYLYTLQGLYLVYHPVQLSMPHAVGVLLLGLSGYYVFRVANHQKDLFRRTGGRCLIWGRKPKAIECAYTSADGRKHHSQLLVSGFWGVARHLNYTGDLMGSLAYCLACGGGHLLPYFYIVYMTILLTHRCLRDEHRCASKYGSDWERYTAAVPYRLLPGIF from the exons ATGGCTGCAAAACACCAGCCCAACGCCCCCAAAACCAAGAGTCCGGGCAGCGTGGCCAATGGCGGGGCCGTGACTCAAGGACAGTGGGGCCGTGCCTG GGAGGTGGACTGGTTTTCCTTGGCGAGCGTCATCTTCCTGCTGCTGTTTGCGCCCTTCATCGTCTACTTCTTCATCATGGCGTGTGACCAGTACAGCTGCTCGCTGACTGCCCCGGTGGTGGACCTCGCCACCGGGCATGCCCGACTCTCAGACATCTGGGCCAAGACGCCGTCTGTGACGAAGAAAGCAGCCCAGCTCTACACCTTGTGGGTCGCGTTCCAG GTGCTTTTGTACGTGTCACTTCCTGACTTCTGCCATAAGTTTCTGCCGGGCTACGTGGGCGGCGTTCAGGAGGGCGCCGTGACTCCCGCAG GGGTGGTCAACAAGTATGAAATCAACGGCCTGCAAGCGTGGCTCATCACGCATGCGCTCTGGTTCGCAAACGCCCACTTCCTGTCCTGGTTCTCGCCCACCATCATCTTCGACAACTGGATCCCGCTGTTGTGGTGCGCTAACATCCTGGGCTACGCAGTCTCCACCTTCGCGATGGTCAAGGGCTACTGCTTCCCCACCAGCGCCAGAGACTG caAATTCACGGGCAATTTCTTCTACAATTACATGATGGGCGTGGAGTTTAACCCCCGGATTGGGAAGTGGTTCGACTTCAAGCTCTTCTTCAACGGGCGCCCCGGAATTGTCGCCTGGACCCTTATCAACCTGTCCTTCGCTGCGAAGCAGCAGGAGCTCCACGGCCACGTGACCAACTCCATGGTCCTGGTCAACGTCCTGCAG GCCATCTACGTGCTAGACTTCTTCTGGAACGAAGCCTGGTATCTGAAAACCATCGACATCTGCCACGACCACTTTGGGTGGTACTTGGGCTGGGGGGACTGCGTCTGGCTGCCGTACCTTTACACGCTGCAG GGCCTGTACCTGGTCTACCACCCCGTGCAGCTGTCCATGCCCCACGCCGTGGGCGTCCTGCTGCTGGGCCTGTCAGGTTACTACGTCTTCCGAGTGGCCAACCACCAGAAGGACCTCTTCCGACGCACGGGTGGCCGCTGCCTGATCTGGGGCAGGAAGCCCAAGGCCATTGAGTGCGCGTACACGTCGGCCGACGGGCGGAAGCACCACAGCCAGCTGCTGGTGTCGGGCTTCTGGGGCGTGGCCCGCCACCTCAACTACACGGGCGACCTGATGGGCAGCCTGGCGTACTGCTTGGCCTGCGGCGGGGGCCACCTCCTGCCCTACTTCTACATCGTCTACATGACCATCCTGCTGACACACCGCTGCCTCCGGGACGAGCACCGCTGTGCCAGCAAGTACGGCAGCGACTGGGAGCGCTACACCGCCGCTGTGCCTTACCGCCTGCTTCCCGGAATCTTCTAG